The Equus caballus isolate H_3958 breed thoroughbred chromosome 28, TB-T2T, whole genome shotgun sequence region TACTTATGCTAGGATTATATAACATAGTAGAAAACCCCAATATTTGTTACTTTCCTTAGAAAATATCtagtaggttaaaaaaaaaacagtttgacCTTTGGTGCCTCTGATGGTAACTCCACAGTGTGAAGGAGAATGGGGTTGGGGCAGAGCACCAGCCCCGACTCTGCCAGCCTTTGCCCTTGGGCAGGTGACGGGCGTCTGTGAGCAGCCTTTTCTTTGCCTACGGACTGTGGTTTCTTAACAGTGGCGGAGGGTCCCACACACCTTTGGGAGTTTGACGGAAGCTCGGAACTTTCTCCCCCGGGCGGGGGAGGAGGCGGGGAATGTCCAAAGGCACAAAGTTGTTGACATTTTCAGGGATGTTCTCAGGATCCCATTTAGTTCTAAAATCTAGTGATGCTTATAGACTGACTAAGCCTTGTTTCCTTACCCTGGAAAAGTATTTTTGGTGACCTGATTctaattgaggaaaaaaagattacACGTGTAAAGAGGTGGTTTTCAATCAGTGCTGGTTAGGATACAGCAAGGCAGGCACTTCCCTCTTCTGCTGACCACTTTTCTGGAAAGCAGTTTGATGGTACGTGCTGAGATGTTTTACAATGTTCATATTCTTTAACTCAGCCATTCTGCTTCTCAGAAATCTCTCCTAAATAAGTAAtttcaaaataagtaaaaagctTTGGGCACAAAGACGCTTGTCAGAGTATTGTGGTAACATCCTGCAGTAGGCATGCAGATAAAGAAATGATGGTATGTCAATAGGAGAGACTTTCGCGGATATAACTATTACACTTGTATTTATGAATAGTTTTTAATAACATAAGGGAAATGCTTTTCTTATAAGTCATGAAGAAAGTAGGATATGAACCATGGTCTCAAATGATGtgagaattttaaagtaaaaagtccaggggctggccacgtggccgagcggttaagttcgtgcgctctgcttcggtggcccagggttgcgctggtttagatcctgggcacggacatggcaccgcttgtcaggccacagtgaggtggtgtgccacatgccacaactagaatatacaactaagtattggggggatttggggagaaaaagcaggggaaaaaaaaaagattggcaacagttgttagctcaggtgctaatctttaatgaaaaaaaatgtccagggGAAAATACACAAATGCTAACAAGTTATTGCTAGTAGGTAGTAGGATTATGGGCTTTTgaagctttatttttctgtttatttccttgtttACAGTAAATATCCTagaattagagagaaaatgtGATTCTGGAAAAATTGTAGAATGTAGAGATAGTTTGGCAGTAAAGACCTAGCTAGTTTAAGATTCCTGTTTTGTGTAAGCCAGGAATTGTCCTTTTAGTCTGCTTATTTCTTTGGCCTGGATTTAGTACAGCTGAGGGGAGGCCTGGCCCCTTGGAACACTTGCTGAGAAGTGTCATGTCCCTCTCAAGTGTGATACTCAGCCCTCGAGAGCACTGCCGCTCCCCTGAGAAACCCTGTCTGGCCCTGAGAAACTGTGTTAGGCTGTTTGCCATTTGCGTCCTTCTGTGATAAGTCATGGTGCTCGTGTCAGCTGGAAGCCCCTCTGGATAGAGGGATGGGGCCCAGCATGAAGCCCCCAGCGCTGAGCCCTCCCACCATCCGTACTCGATGTGTGTGCGTTCCTTCCCATTCTGGCCACTGTAGAGCTCCGGAGAATCCGAATCGGAGCCTTTGCCTGGCTCACACAGTATTAGGAACGGTGGCTTGGGAAACATTCTGGATGTAcattttttgtatatgatgtttTTCAGGTATTCTAATTTAAAGAAAGATTCAGGACCTTTAATTTTGATTCCAGTCTTAACTCTCTTCCAGGGAACTAATATAACAGCTTTTATCTGGGAAGTAGAAGTCTCATCtgactaatttttctctttaggaTTCACAGATGGATTCAGTGGAAAAGACAACAACTAGAAGTGAACAGAAATCGAGGTAAATAAAGTCAGCCACCTTCCAGCGGGTTCCTAGTGTCCATCGCCAGTCTACTCGTGTGTTGTCTCGTACCTGCTAAGGCAAAGTGAAGTGAGAACATTGGGTCAGGAGGGATCTCCAGTTGTGTAGCCACCCTTTGCTTCAACATAAGAAATGTTCCAGAAGGCAGTTCTCTTTCTGCCTAGGGAGGTGGCTGTGGCCTGGTCTCCACAGCAAGCGGCTGGTGATCGGAGGCCACGGCTGAGCCTGGGGGTGCTGTGCTGCACAGGAGGGCTGCTCGCACCGTCAGCGGCGCATGGGCGGGCCTGCTCTAGCGGTGCACGATGGGGCGGTGCTTACCCTGGAAGGGGTTGGGGTTGGTAAGTGGCAGAAAACCAGCATTTTGTGAGGAATTTTCTTATCTGTCACTGCAAGCAGGGATCTTTTTGTCATCATAGTTCATATTTACAGGCTCTCTGCAGCTTCAGAGGAATCAAAATTGCTGAGCCTCCtgtttacaaatatatattacgCAAATGTGTGCTGAACACCACGGGGGACTCGAGATGAGTGAGACACAACTGTCCCCAAGTCTTTTATGGAGTGAGGACAGAGCATGTGAAATGTAGTACACAGGCTTTATCTCCCAGTTAGTATAAAGCGAGGGGAGTGTGTGTGTCCAGTGCCGGCCTTATCTGACTTAACGCTTCACAGATACTCCCACACTGCATTGCTTTTCTTCATGGTTGCGATACTTCCATGTTGACTTTCATTCTCTCGCCATTGTTTTTAAGTAGAAAGTTTTTGAAAAGCCTCATCCGGAAACAGCCCCAGGAACTGCTCTTGGTCATTGGGACCGGTGTCAGTGCTGCAGTGGCCCCGGGGATCCCTGCCCTCTGCTCGTGGAGAAGCTGCATCGAGGCTATCATCGAGGCCGCAGAGCAGCTGGAGGTGCTTCACCCAGGGGACGTCGCCGAGTTCCGCAGGAAAGTAATGAAGGACCGGGACCTGCTGGTTGTTGCCCATGATCTGATCCGGAAGATGTCACCTGTAAGTCTTTTTCAGACAAGTTCCGCAGGTCTCTCTGGGGGTAACTTACTTCTGGGCTGGACTGGTGAATCTGTGGAtctaatatttaaatttctacAAGACTACGTTGCACTCATTTCTCAGCAGAGTTGGGCTGATGAGCCAGAAATCTTTCAGTCCATCAGAATATCATCTCTTTAAACAGAGGTGATGCCAGGTACCGTGTGGGGCTCCTCAACTAGCCCCTGTTAAATGGAGCCTGAATATGTGAGATTTTCTCAGGCGTGTCATCCTGCTGCACTGGGGATGAACCTTGTGATTTCATATTCACTTAGTGAAGGGGTCTCCTTTAGATGTGGTTTTGCTCTAAGCAGGCCAGCCGCATCTCGTTGGTTGACATGTGATTCCTAAAAACATTTTAAGGTGGGAGAAGTTAGAGCTTCTTTGTCTGCAGGTGGGAACGACGTAGTGGAGAGGAAAAGCGCAGTGATACAGGAGACGGTTGCTGAGCGATGCCCTCTCGTTGGTGGGGCTGGTGCAGGAGTGGGGTCGGCCTCAGACAGGTGCATGGCCAAGTCGTCATCGCACAGCTCAGCCACAGTGTGGCGCAAACACTGGGAAGCTAGATGATGTGGTAGAGGCTCATGGCAGATTTCTTCTCATTCCTTCGGTATTTACTGAAGAAGCACTGCCATCATATGAGGTCAGGGCAGGGAGGAGATGTTGGAGGGTTAACAAGGGAGCCTGGAAAAGTCTGCAGTGGTCATCAGGGAGACTAAGAGAGTTTAGGCTGCTGTAAAAAGAGACCTCAAACTGCATGGCTGAAATGTGATTACATTTCTATTTCTCACAGAAAAATCTGGGTAGGCAGCCCCAGGAGAGCACGGTGGCTTGACTGTGTTGGGGACCTAGGCTTCTGTTTTGTTCCTCTGCTGTCTTCCCCATGCAGCTTCCACTTGATGTTCACCATTAGCTGCCCCAACTCCTGCCGTCAGTGGTGTGCGTGTCTCGGCTCGTGGGAGGGGAGGCTAGTGCAGGGTGCGTGCCTTCTCCCTGCAGGGGCCTGCCATGGAGGTTGCGTGTGTCACTTCTGTCTTCACTCGTTGGCTTGAGTTTACACATGCTCTGCCTGGCTTTACCAGAGTCTGGGGAGTGCTTTTAGCTGGGTGACTGTACCGCATGTGAGCGTTCTATTAATAAGGGGCAACTAGCATCGTAGGACAGGGGCTGGGTGCTGcctttttttaagtaaagttCTACTGGCACACTAGTGGCTGCTCCTGTTCGTTTACATGTTGTCTAGGCTGCGTCCGTGCTTCAGCAGCGGAGTTGAGTATTGGCGCCGGAGACCATGGGGCCCGTGAAGCCTAAAATAACTGCTCTCTAGCCCTTCCTAGACAAGTTGCTGAGCCCTTCCTGGACAGAAGCGGGGAAGAGCCCATGGGCCACGGAAGTGTTGTAGGCCTGCCAGCAGCACTGAGGGGCCCGTTCACATGAGGTCTGGCATTTGAAGAGAGCTCAGCTGGGCTGACACTTGTTTAGCCAAGGAGATGAGTTCTTGGAGCTTTATTCTACTCGTCTctttacttttgtgtatttttgaaaACTTCCGTAGAAAAAGAGTTAAAGTGAggccagtcagaatggctgtttcCCCATCTCTGTTCAGCAGGGTGAGAACAGGTGTGGAGTAAGTAGAGAGTTGGCTTTATCAACCTGGGGTTTTGCCAGGGAGTTCCAGCAAagctggggaagggcaggggagtGGAAGGTGTATGTAAGGGAGTAGTTGTGGTAAATTATGGCATCTAAGCTGCTTCATGGGGAGGTTAGGCCGGCAGGGGAGTGGGAGACGGTGGGTCAGTGGCAGCCAGGTGAGTGGTCTGCAGGTCTTGATGGGGTTGAAGTTGTCCTGGCAGCCCAAGGTGCTAGAGAGTTGGCCCGATGGGAGGGAGAGGTTGGACGGGGAGACTGGACCAGAGCTTCTGGAAAGGGTCCCTCTTGGTAATGATAAGGTTTGGGATGTGACTATAGGTGTGGATGGCCGAGATGGGACAATCACTGAGGGAGAGTGATAGAGGAATTTAGAGGCCGTGACACAGAAGGGATCATCTGAGTAACCCACTGTGAACGATGACAGAAGTACAGCTGGAGAGAACTTGACAATGAGCCAGGCGCCCCCTGACATCTTCACTGGGCCAAGGAGTGAGGGCTTCAGAGAATGGAGGGCCCGTTTTCAGTGGAGGAGGGAGTAGAATCTTCACAAAAGAGGATGAAGATGGGGAGGTGTGCTGATGAAAGACCCGCTGGGAACATCGGAAGGGTTTTGGGgattggggagggagaggagagtgtCAGAAAAGGGAGTGTCCAGAGCCGCAGGATGAGTGACAATCTGGGAGTCTGTGACAGCTGACATAAAGAGGGACAGAGGGCCTGGGGGTGAACGGACACTCCGAGGCAGATGGTGGCGGTGAGGGAGAGGATGGGCAGAGGTATTACAGGCGAATGCGCAGTCCAGGCTCCATTGCCCATCCCGCCACCCCTCGTGCAGAGGCTGCGCAAGGGGTGCTGTTCCTGCGAGTGCATGAAACCTCTTGACCTCTGCGTCCTCCTGGCTGCCACCCGTTTCTTTGCCCCCCTTCACAGTGGAACTCTGCAAAAGAGTTGTTTGTACTTGCTGTCACCAGTTGCTTATCTCTCCTCTCGAATCCACCCCAGCCAGGGTCCACTGAAGCAGCCTTGTCAAGGCCACCAGTGAATGACCTTGGTTGCTACATCCAGGGCCAAATCTCCCTCCTCATCCTGTTGACTCTCAGCAGTGGGACATGCTGTCTTTCCCCTAGTTAAGATGCTGTTAAGACACACCATTTCCTAGAGCACCATGAAGAGAAACCCAGTACCTCTGTCATTCTCTCAGAGGGAAAGCCGAAGTCTGTTCCGTGGTCTTCAAGGCCCCACACGGTCTGGTTCTGGgtcacctctctgacctccctTGCCGACATATCCCCTCACTGCTCTCCTGCTACAAGGGCCCACTTGGACCCACTGAGGCTCTCGcgcttgctcttccctctgctgagaACACTCTGCAGAGGCCTCGCTTCCTCCCCTGCTGCCCTTCGCCGCCAGCAGCTCCTGtccctctttctctgctttactTTCCCACTGCATTTATCACTCTTGACACATTTGCACATTATCTGTCTCCCTCCTGGAGAGTTTTAGTGAACTCTGCGAGgtcaggttttctttcttttctttaaactgCTCTCACCAGCACCCAGAATGCTGCCTGCTTCAGGGCTCAGCTGTCGTGGAGAGGCGACGTTCCGTAACTCCCTTTCCCTTCCCTAGCGCACAGGCGACACCAAGCCCAACTTCTTCCAGGACTGCCTGATGGAGATCTTCGACAGCCTGGAGCAGCACATCCAGAACCCGCTGGTGCTGCAGTCCATCCTCAGCCTGATGGAGCGGGGCACGATGGTCCTGACCACCAACTACGACAACCTGCTGGAGATCTTTGGGCAGCAGCAGAACAAGCCCATGGAGTCTCTGGATTTGAAGGACAAGACCAAGGTGTGGGCTCGGCCGGAGGGCCCGGAGGGCCGGGTGGCGGGCGGGAGGGGGAGGCCCCTCCTGTGAGCGGCTGCGCAGCCGCGGGTGTGGCATGAGCTTTCGTCTTCACAGCAGAAAATTAGTACCGATGACAGGTGCTGACTGTCAGCTCTCAGGGGCTGCTCTCCCCATGGAACAGCATAGACGCCGTGCCAGCTTCTTCCTCAGGGCGCGGGGATGGAGGGTGCCGCCCTTCCCATCTCAGCACTCCTGACTGTCGCTCTGgttgtctgtctgtgtctgtccTGCAGGTCTGCAAGGGCTTCCCGTGCGCATTGCTTTATTGTAGGAAATGTGGGTGGTAAAGACAGTAGTTAAGCAAAGTAAAATCACCCACAGTCCTATTGCTGTGAATTTTggttgttacctttttttttttaacaaattgtgattgaaatatatgtaaagtttttatcctgtttttttccctttaatataCTGTGAGCATTCTCCTGTCATTAAGCTGTTTTTAAAGCATGATTTTAAGTGGCAGTCGAATTTTAAGACTAAGTTATAATTGCTACCCTCCCTCTATCATTATTCACATATTTTCacagttataaatatttacagtgaAAATCCTTACACTTTGTGTCCCTCTGTTtgtttctttaggataaattcctagaagagtCTCAGGGTCAAAGAGTATGACTATTTTAAAGACAGATGATATAAATTACCAGATTGTTTTCCAGAAAGATGAGCAGTTTACATGCCCAGTAGCTGTGTAAGGGCACGTCCGTGTCCCGTGTCTTGCCAGTACCTGGTGTATGGAACAGAGCAAATACATGTCACTCATTGGATGGTTGGACActgtacatttttctttcttttgttactaAGGTTGAACATAGTTTCATTTTACTGACTCTATTTCTTTTGTGACATGTTTGTGTCTGTGGTGTATTTGCTTAAAGAGTCTGTGTTATTGCTACCACGGAAGACTGCACTTAGGCTGTCTGCTTTGCTCTGCAGAGAGGTCTCAGCCCCGCCCTGTGACAAGGACGCTGGAGCAGGTAGAGACCGTGTCTCATTTGAGATGGCACGGGCTTCCCCCCGCAGCCCTTCTCACGGAGCGTGGTGGGGCGCAGGCCAACTGCACCTCCAGGCGCGCGGGGACTGGGCTGACGCCGTCCTCACGGGAGAGGCGCACTCTCTCGAGCCGTCAGTGACACTGATAGAACACCTGCTCTGCGTGGCCGAGCGCTGTGGTCCCGTCTGTGAGGCTTGCTCACTACCGCACACAGTGTCTCCAGAAATAAACTGCAGGTGGCGTTTAACAGCAGTGCCCGCTGGCTCCTCTGCCTGTTTGTGTTGGCAGAGCTGCGGGTGTTTGTCTGTCTGGGTGGGCAGTCCTGCTGCCGATGTGAAAGCCCCCAGCACGAAAATAAAAGGGAATCGCCATGACGAGCGTCTCTTTAAGGACCTTTGTTCTGTATCTTGAAATGAAATCAATGTAAAGCtatttgataaattattttttccatatatatttttctgggtataaaaacaatatataccTAGcagtaattaaaatataatgtataacTTAGAAGGAAGTCCTCATAATCCCCTTAAAGTAATCAGTCTTAACAGTTTGCTGTAATCTCAGATGTTAAAGTGTTTTCCACATAACTGTCTCTGTCTTTAAAGTTCTTTTTGATATGATGTGACAGGAATAACTAGCGCCAACAGCTGTTTTTCCTAGATTTTGAAGCTATAATTGTAAATTGAAACATTTCCCTTACTCTTTCCAAGGTAGGTTTGAAAAACCATGAATGTTTTcctcattgttgttgttgttttttcttttgggaggaatgttagccctgagctaacatccactgccaatcctcctctttttgctgaggaagattggctctgaggtAACAgttgtgcccattttcctctactttttttttttttggcagttgccaaacttttcttttttttttaattgctttttctccccaaatccccccagtacatagttgtatattttagttgtgggtccctctagttgtggccatcttcctctactttatacatgggacacctgccacagcatggctcgataagtgatgcttaggtctgcacccaggatttgaaccagtgaaccctgggccgcctaagtgggGTGTGTGGACTTTACCACTACGCAATCGGGCTGGGcccccttatttttttttctttcttcatctccccaaagccccccagtacatagttgtatattctagttgtgggtccttctagctgtggcatgtgggacgccacctcagcatggcctgatgagcggtgccgtgtccgtgcataggatccgaactggcaaaccctgggcctctgaagcagagcgcgcaaacttagccacttggctaCAGGACCggccccctcctcctttctgttttaaataataCGATTGTTGTTCTTTGTCTTGGCTTGATCTTTGGTAGGTCCTTCAGTGGGCAAGAGGACACATCAGATACGGAGTCCTCCACATTCACGGCTTATACACAGACCCCTGCGGGATGGTACTGGATCCATCAGGATATAAAGATGTCACTCAGGACCCAGAAGTCATGGTACGGCCCGCCTGAATTAGGTGCTGGTGGCATTCATTGGGACTCTGGTGGCCACTGGCCTTTGGCAGCCATCTAGGTAGTTTCCTGTCTCCAGGCGTCCCGCCCCTCTGAGCCGTACCGCTGCTGGGGCGGGCATGCGCTGCTGTTCTCGGCTGGACCCCAGGCCGGGCCCAGGCTCCGGCATCTTGAGCAGATGCGCAGTGACCATTCTGTGACTCTGTTGCTTGGGGTACAGTTGACTTTCTTCAGTGTGCCCTACAGGGCCTTGCACGCTATATTCCTCTTTTCCTCTGGCCACTCCTCTCTACTCAGTATTTCTTTCTGTTCATTCAGctgtctcctctcctttctctactTAGCAGTCTCTAGCTTTCAAACctacttttaatatttcattctcTGTGAGGCTTTTTTGATATCCTAGACAAAGTAAAGTGTGGAAAACTGGTTCCCAGCTGTTCGtaaactcttttttaaagattttatttttcctttttctcccaaagcccctgggtacatagttgtgtatttttagttgtgggtccttctagttgtgtacACTCTTATTGTAGCACCCAGAGACGACAGTGTCTTCTCAGCTTCCCTGGCGAGCTCAGGGTCAGCACTGTCCTCAGTGCTCGTCCCCAGTCCTGCAGACCAGGGTGCGGTGTGGCCCAGTGGATGGCCTGGCCGACGCTCTTCGGCTCCGGCAGTGATGCTCTCGGCGGGTCACAGGAATGCCTGTGCTGACGCTGAGCCTCTCTCTCACATGTCGGGGTGTTGAATTGGGGATGCCCTGCTGCATGCCTGAGTGACCCCACATCATCTTTGCTTCCCCCTGTGCCCCCTCCCTTACGTCCCTGTCACTGGGCCCCTCCTCAGCTCTCCTGCCCTCACTCCCAAAAACCCTGTTCTCCTGACACCACGCCCCTCCCACAAAGTTCCCATCTGTGATCCACTGAGACAGATGTTACTTCCAAA contains the following coding sequences:
- the FAM118A gene encoding protein FAM118A isoform X14 → MISFGPLNHARRQDSQMDSVEKTTTRSEQKSSRKFLKSLIRKQPQELLLVIGTGVSAAVAPGIPALCSWRSCIEAIIEAAEQLEVLHPGDVAEFRRKVMKDRDLLVVAHDLIRKMSPDCLMEIFDSLEQHIQNPLVLQSILSLMERGTMVLTTNYDNLLEIFGQQQNKPMESLDLKDKTKVLQWARGHIRYGVLHIHGLYTDPCGMVLDPSGYKDVTQDPEVMEVLQNLYRTKSFLFVGCGETLRDQIFQALFLYSVPNKVDLEHYMVVLKENEDHFFKHQADMLLHGIKVVSYGDCFDHFPGYVQELATQICKQRSPDADGVDSTTLLGNACQDCAKRKLEENGIEASKKLRPSDTDDAGGS
- the FAM118A gene encoding protein FAM118A isoform X13 encodes the protein MEVEMHRSSRSQDSQMDSVEKTTTRSEQKSRKFLKSLIRKQPQELLLVIGTGVSAAVAPGIPALCSWRSCIEAIIEAAEQLEVLHPGDVAEFRRKVMKDRDLLVVAHDLIRKMSPRTGDTKPNFFQDCLMEIFDSLEQHIQNPLVLQSILSLMERGTMVLTTNYDNLLEIFGQQQNKPMESLDLKDKTKVLQWARGHIRYGVLHIHGLYTDPCGMVLDPSGYKDVTQDPEVMEVLQNLYRTKSFLFVGCGETLRDQIFQALFLYSVPNKVDLEHYMVVLKENEDHFFKHQADMLLHGIKVVSYGDCFDHFPGYVQELATQICKQRSPDADGVDSTTLLGNACQDCAKRKLEENGIEASKKLRPSDTDDAGGS
- the FAM118A gene encoding protein FAM118A isoform X18 yields the protein MEVEMHRSSRSQDSQMDSVEKTTTRSEQKSRKFLKSLIRKQPQELLLVIGTGVSAAVAPGIPALCSWRSCIEAIIEAAEQLEVLHPGDVAEFRRKVMKDRDLLVVAHDLIRKMSPDCLMEIFDSLEQHIQNPLVLQSILSLMERGTMVLTTNYDNLLEIFGQQQNKPMESLDLKDKTKVLQWARGHIRYGVLHIHGLYTDPCGMVLDPSGYKDVTQDPEVMEVLQNLYRTKSFLFVGCGETLRDQIFQALFLYSVPNKVDLEHYMVVLKENEDHFFKHQADMLLHGIKVVSYGDCFDHFPGYVQELATQICKQRSPDADGVDSTTLLGNACQDCAKRKLEENGIEASKKLRPSDTDDAGGS
- the FAM118A gene encoding protein FAM118A isoform X2, with the translated sequence MEVEMHRSSRSQDSQMDSVEKTTTRSEQKSSRKFLKSLIRKQPQELLLVIGTGVSAAVAPGIPALCSWRSCIEAIIEAAEQLEVLHPGDVAEFRRKVMKDRDLLVVAHDLIRKMSPRTGDTKPNFFQDCLMEIFDSLEQHIQNPLVLQSILSLMERGTMVLTTNYDNLLEIFGQQQNKPMESLDLKDKTKVLQWARGHIRYGVLHIHGLYTDPCGMVLDPSGYKDVTQDPEVMEVLQNLYRTKSFLFVGCGETLRDQIFQALFLYSVPNKVDLEHYMVVLKENEDHFFKHQADMLLHGIKVVSYGDCFDHFPGYVQELATQICKQRSPDADGVDSTTLLGNACQDCAKRKLEENGIEASKKLRPSDTGKALVLSVGSLVPFALFVGVSVNGLCLVSLGPGWKE
- the FAM118A gene encoding protein FAM118A isoform X4, which produces MEVEMHRSSRSQDSQMDSVEKTTTRSEQKSRKFLKSLIRKQPQELLLVIGTGVSAAVAPGIPALCSWRSCIEAIIEAAEQLEVLHPGDVAEFRRKVMKDRDLLVVAHDLIRKMSPRTGDTKPNFFQDCLMEIFDSLEQHIQNPLVLQSILSLMERGTMVLTTNYDNLLEIFGQQQNKPMESLDLKDKTKVLQWARGHIRYGVLHIHGLYTDPCGMVLDPSGYKDVTQDPEVMEVLQNLYRTKSFLFVGCGETLRDQIFQALFLYSVPNKVDLEHYMVVLKENEDHFFKHQADMLLHGIKVVSYGDCFDHFPGYVQELATQICKQRSPDADGVDSTTLLGNACQDCAKRKLEENGIEASKKLRPSDTGKALVLSVGSLVPFALFVGVSVNGLCLVSLGPGWKE
- the FAM118A gene encoding protein FAM118A isoform X11: MISFGPLNHARRQDSQMDSVEKTTTRSEQKSRKFLKSLIRKQPQELLLVIGTGVSAAVAPGIPALCSWRSCIEAIIEAAEQLEVLHPGDVAEFRRKVMKDRDLLVVAHDLIRKMSPRTGDTKPNFFQDCLMEIFDSLEQHIQNPLVLQSILSLMERGTMVLTTNYDNLLEIFGQQQNKPMESLDLKDKTKVLQWARGHIRYGVLHIHGLYTDPCGMVLDPSGYKDVTQDPEVMEVLQNLYRTKSFLFVGCGETLRDQIFQALFLYSVPNKVDLEHYMVVLKENEDHFFKHQADMLLHGIKVVSYGDCFDHFPGYVQELATQICKQRSPDADGVDSTTLLGNACQDCAKRKLEENGIEASKKLRPSDTDDAGGS
- the FAM118A gene encoding protein FAM118A isoform X3, producing MISFGPLNHARRQDSQMDSVEKTTTRSEQKSRKFLKSLIRKQPQELLLVIGTGVSAAVAPGIPALCSWRSCIEAIIEAAEQLEVLHPGDVAEFRRKVMKDRDLLVVAHDLIRKMSPRTGDTKPNFFQDCLMEIFDSLEQHIQNPLVLQSILSLMERGTMVLTTNYDNLLEIFGQQQNKPMESLDLKDKTKVLQWARGHIRYGVLHIHGLYTDPCGMVLDPSGYKDVTQDPEVMEVLQNLYRTKSFLFVGCGETLRDQIFQALFLYSVPNKVDLEHYMVVLKENEDHFFKHQADMLLHGIKVVSYGDCFDHFPGYVQELATQICKQRSPDADGVDSTTLLGNACQDCAKRKLEENGIEASKKLRPSDTGKALVLSVGSLVPFALFVGVSVNGLCLVSLGPGWKE
- the FAM118A gene encoding protein FAM118A isoform X12; the encoded protein is MEVEMHRSSRSQDSQMDSVEKTTTRSEQKSSRKFLKSLIRKQPQELLLVIGTGVSAAVAPGIPALCSWRSCIEAIIEAAEQLEVLHPGDVAEFRRKVMKDRDLLVVAHDLIRKMSPRTGDTKPNFFQDCLMEIFDSLEQHIQNPLVLQSILSLMERGTMVLTTNYDNLLEIFGQQQNKPMESLDLKDKTKVLQWARGHIRYGVLHIHGLYTDPCGMVLDPSGYKDVTQDPEVMEVLQNLYRTKSFLFVGCGETLRDQIFQALFLYSVPNKVDLEHYMVVLKENEDHFFKHQADMLLHGIKVVSYGDCFDHFPGYVQELATQICKQRSPDADGVDSTTLLGNACQDCAKRKLEENGIEASKKLRPSDTDDAGGS
- the FAM118A gene encoding protein FAM118A isoform X1, with protein sequence MISFGPLNHARRQDSQMDSVEKTTTRSEQKSSRKFLKSLIRKQPQELLLVIGTGVSAAVAPGIPALCSWRSCIEAIIEAAEQLEVLHPGDVAEFRRKVMKDRDLLVVAHDLIRKMSPRTGDTKPNFFQDCLMEIFDSLEQHIQNPLVLQSILSLMERGTMVLTTNYDNLLEIFGQQQNKPMESLDLKDKTKVLQWARGHIRYGVLHIHGLYTDPCGMVLDPSGYKDVTQDPEVMEVLQNLYRTKSFLFVGCGETLRDQIFQALFLYSVPNKVDLEHYMVVLKENEDHFFKHQADMLLHGIKVVSYGDCFDHFPGYVQELATQICKQRSPDADGVDSTTLLGNACQDCAKRKLEENGIEASKKLRPSDTGKALVLSVGSLVPFALFVGVSVNGLCLVSLGPGWKE
- the FAM118A gene encoding protein FAM118A isoform X21, with the protein product MEVEMHRSSRSQDSQMDSVEKTTTRSEQKSSRKFLKSLIRKQPQELLLVIGTGVSAAVAPGIPALCSWRSCIEAIIEAAEQLEVLHPGDVAEFRRKVMKDRDLLVVAHDLIRKMSPDCLMEIFDSLEQHIQNPLVLQSILSLMERGTMVLTTNYDNLLEIFGQQQNKPMESLDLKDKTKVLQWARGHIRYGVLHIHGLYTDPCGMVLDPSGYKDVTQDPEVMEVLQNLYRTKSFLFVGCGETLRDQIFQALFLYSVPNKVDLEHYMVVLKENEDHFFKHQADMLLHGIKVVSYGDCFDHFPGYVQELATQICKQRSPGMGFLLPFNTQNP
- the FAM118A gene encoding protein FAM118A isoform X15, with amino-acid sequence MISFGPLNHARRQDSQMDSVEKTTTRSEQKSRKFLKSLIRKQPQELLLVIGTGVSAAVAPGIPALCSWRSCIEAIIEAAEQLEVLHPGDVAEFRRKVMKDRDLLVVAHDLIRKMSPDCLMEIFDSLEQHIQNPLVLQSILSLMERGTMVLTTNYDNLLEIFGQQQNKPMESLDLKDKTKVLQWARGHIRYGVLHIHGLYTDPCGMVLDPSGYKDVTQDPEVMEVLQNLYRTKSFLFVGCGETLRDQIFQALFLYSVPNKVDLEHYMVVLKENEDHFFKHQADMLLHGIKVVSYGDCFDHFPGYVQELATQICKQRSPDADGVDSTTLLGNACQDCAKRKLEENGIEASKKLRPSDTDDAGGS
- the FAM118A gene encoding protein FAM118A isoform X6, translating into MISFGPLNHARRQDSQMDSVEKTTTRSEQKSRKFLKSLIRKQPQELLLVIGTGVSAAVAPGIPALCSWRSCIEAIIEAAEQLEVLHPGDVAEFRRKVMKDRDLLVVAHDLIRKMSPDCLMEIFDSLEQHIQNPLVLQSILSLMERGTMVLTTNYDNLLEIFGQQQNKPMESLDLKDKTKVLQWARGHIRYGVLHIHGLYTDPCGMVLDPSGYKDVTQDPEVMEVLQNLYRTKSFLFVGCGETLRDQIFQALFLYSVPNKVDLEHYMVVLKENEDHFFKHQADMLLHGIKVVSYGDCFDHFPGYVQELATQICKQRSPDADGVDSTTLLGNACQDCAKRKLEENGIEASKKLRPSDTGKALVLSVGSLVPFALFVGVSVNGLCLVSLGPGWKE